A genomic window from Clostridium aceticum includes:
- a CDS encoding bifunctional diguanylate cyclase/phosphodiesterase has product MNILKHRSIKQKFFSMIITGIILLAFIFISFYSLFTKSVVVNMLHENNLNSTEAYANIVGYWLQERTNEIELYAENTVVKTMDLEKVQPYLQREMERKSHIYDALFIAEADGTYHTQTVTYAGNLAQRYYFPKVMMGEKVFSDPLISLATNEYISVIAVPIRNQEGEIIGLMGGGLNLAKLYYLIEVLKIENREKTESYSYIVDKLGRIITHPNETYIFQENIRVPSSVVGLEVVEVAEKILAQKKGQTIYTHNQIESDVYFHEIPNTDGWKIVSKVPTYNAANSMLMFHTLLITTGILVVVLGIIGGSLLVNKNTKPIIDLKEAFDKASKGDLTVRAETKYSDELGEAGKSFNLMMEKISALTYYDAVTGLPNRNYMIEELAMKFGHKKSGKKKLSIVLFTLSKFKTINDMYGFEIGDEVLREVANRIKEKVGLNNKVIRMTGDDFIVLFYEMGTKSKVIRKTEDLLEYMSQPFMIKSHSLHIHASAGIVFCPEDGDDVDTLLKNVSAAKIRAKAKGRSQYQIYSKTISKQLSEEMVIEKYLYEAAENQDFMLYYQPFIDMEAGKVVGTEALIRWYHPKKGFIPPDKFIPLAEKTGLIVPIGNWVLQEACRQNKAWQDQGYKPITMSINISALQFARDDFIEVVKCTLKEVGLAPEYIALEITEGIAVENIEENILKLRQLKELGVKISIDDFGTGFSSLSYFTKFPIDSLKIDRSFIQNITNCPQSRAIVSTIISMGRALGIENIAEGIETKNQLDFIKKENCNKAQGYLFSKPITPKDFEKLLIDNKKYS; this is encoded by the coding sequence GTGAATATTTTAAAGCATAGAAGTATTAAACAAAAATTTTTTAGTATGATCATCACAGGTATTATTCTTCTAGCCTTTATATTTATATCTTTTTATAGTTTGTTTACAAAAAGTGTAGTGGTTAATATGCTGCATGAAAACAACCTAAATAGTACTGAAGCCTATGCAAATATTGTTGGATACTGGTTACAGGAACGTACCAATGAAATAGAGCTATACGCTGAGAATACAGTAGTGAAAACAATGGATTTAGAAAAAGTTCAGCCCTATTTACAAAGAGAAATGGAAAGAAAATCCCATATATATGATGCGCTATTTATAGCAGAAGCAGATGGTACTTATCATACACAGACGGTTACTTATGCAGGAAATTTAGCACAGAGGTATTATTTTCCAAAAGTAATGATGGGTGAAAAAGTTTTCTCAGATCCATTGATATCCCTAGCTACCAATGAATATATATCTGTTATTGCAGTTCCTATTAGAAATCAAGAGGGAGAAATAATTGGGTTGATGGGGGGAGGCTTAAATTTAGCAAAGCTATATTATCTCATTGAAGTATTAAAAATAGAGAATAGAGAAAAGACAGAAAGCTACTCTTATATTGTAGATAAGTTAGGGCGAATTATTACACATCCCAACGAGACGTATATTTTTCAGGAAAACATAAGGGTACCTTCTAGTGTAGTAGGACTAGAAGTTGTAGAGGTGGCTGAAAAAATTCTCGCCCAGAAAAAAGGTCAAACCATCTATACCCACAATCAAATAGAAAGTGATGTATATTTTCATGAGATTCCAAATACCGATGGTTGGAAGATTGTTTCAAAGGTTCCCACCTATAACGCAGCCAATTCTATGCTGATGTTCCATACACTTTTAATCACCACAGGGATATTGGTGGTGGTTTTGGGGATCATCGGAGGCTCTTTATTGGTAAATAAAAATACAAAGCCTATTATCGATCTAAAGGAGGCTTTTGATAAAGCATCAAAGGGCGATCTAACGGTTCGAGCTGAAACAAAATATTCAGATGAGTTGGGAGAAGCGGGAAAAAGTTTTAACCTTATGATGGAAAAAATCAGTGCCCTTACTTATTATGATGCTGTTACAGGGCTGCCTAATAGGAATTATATGATAGAAGAACTAGCGATGAAATTTGGCCATAAAAAATCTGGCAAAAAAAAGCTCAGTATTGTACTGTTTACCCTAAGCAAGTTTAAAACAATTAATGATATGTATGGTTTCGAGATCGGAGATGAGGTATTAAGAGAAGTAGCCAATAGAATTAAGGAAAAGGTGGGTTTGAATAATAAAGTAATCCGTATGACTGGAGACGACTTTATTGTATTATTTTATGAGATGGGTACAAAAAGTAAAGTGATAAGGAAGACGGAGGATTTATTGGAATATATGAGTCAACCTTTTATGATAAAATCCCACAGTCTACATATTCATGCCAGTGCCGGCATTGTATTTTGTCCTGAAGATGGTGATGACGTAGATACTTTACTAAAAAACGTAAGTGCAGCCAAAATTCGGGCTAAAGCCAAAGGACGAAGTCAGTATCAAATATATAGTAAAACTATAAGTAAACAGCTATCAGAAGAAATGGTAATAGAAAAGTATCTTTATGAAGCTGCAGAAAACCAAGATTTTATGTTATACTACCAGCCCTTTATAGATATGGAAGCAGGAAAAGTTGTTGGGACAGAGGCATTAATTCGATGGTATCATCCTAAAAAAGGTTTTATACCACCGGATAAGTTTATACCTTTAGCTGAAAAAACAGGACTCATTGTTCCGATTGGAAACTGGGTTTTACAGGAGGCATGCAGACAAAATAAAGCTTGGCAGGATCAAGGCTATAAACCTATCACTATGTCAATAAACATATCTGCTCTACAATTTGCTAGGGATGATTTTATAGAAGTAGTAAAATGCACCTTAAAAGAAGTGGGTTTAGCACCTGAATATATAGCTTTGGAAATAACTGAAGGTATAGCTGTGGAAAACATAGAAGAAAATATTCTAAAGCTTCGTCAATTAAAGGAATTGGGTGTAAAAATTTCAATTGATGATTTTGGTACAGGATTTTCATCTCTAAGTTATTTTACAAAGTTTCCAATAGATAGTCTTAAAATTGATCGTTCCTTTATACAAAACATTACAAATTGCCCACAGTCTAGAGCAATTGTATCCACCATTATTTCAATGGGAAGAGCCTTAGGTATAGAAAATATTGCAGAGGGCATTGAAACAAAAAATCAGTTGGATTTCATTAAAAAAGAAAATTGTAACAAAGCACAGGGCTATCTTTTTAGTAAACCTATTACACCAAAGGACTTTGAAAAATTACTGATTGATAACAAAAAATATTCATAA
- a CDS encoding DMT family transporter, which produces MDQENQYLPIAAGIFVAIIFGFSFLFTKAALDLLSPFHLLGFRFAFATITLLLLQVLKIIKINLLGKGTQMLLFLALFQPLLYFICETLGVSRTSASEAGMMIALIPIVVTILAAIFLGEKPTKLQLVFICLSVVGVIFIIAMTGNIRVGENFVGMFILLGAVFSAGVFNVMSRKSSLHFKPVEITYVMMWVGVIVFNTIAVLQHINQGNLMNYFEPLKNMKVFVSIAYLGVLSSVGAFFMLNFMLAKVEASKAAVFTNLITVISIIGGVVFRNEHFYWFHGVGAFMILLGVWGTNYFEKQKTLYEIRFDTIRR; this is translated from the coding sequence TTGGACCAAGAAAATCAGTACTTACCTATAGCAGCAGGCATCTTTGTAGCAATCATCTTTGGCTTTTCTTTTTTATTTACGAAGGCAGCCTTAGATCTCCTTAGTCCTTTCCACTTACTAGGTTTTAGGTTTGCATTTGCTACCATTACTTTATTATTGTTACAGGTCTTGAAGATTATTAAGATCAATCTTTTAGGAAAAGGAACACAAATGTTGTTATTTCTAGCGTTGTTTCAGCCTCTCTTATACTTTATATGTGAAACATTAGGAGTTAGTAGGACATCAGCTTCAGAGGCTGGGATGATGATTGCACTCATACCGATTGTTGTTACGATATTAGCCGCCATATTTTTAGGGGAAAAGCCTACTAAACTGCAGCTGGTTTTCATCTGCTTATCAGTAGTGGGTGTGATTTTTATTATTGCCATGACAGGCAATATTCGTGTAGGAGAGAACTTTGTTGGGATGTTTATTTTATTGGGAGCAGTTTTTTCTGCTGGCGTATTTAATGTAATGTCTCGTAAATCTTCCTTGCATTTTAAGCCAGTAGAAATTACTTACGTGATGATGTGGGTAGGGGTAATTGTTTTTAACACCATAGCTGTCCTTCAGCATATCAATCAAGGAAATTTAATGAATTATTTTGAACCCTTAAAAAATATGAAGGTGTTTGTCTCCATTGCATATTTAGGCGTTTTATCTTCCGTTGGTGCTTTCTTTATGCTAAACTTTATGTTAGCCAAAGTGGAGGCCTCTAAGGCAGCAGTTTTTACTAACCTCATCACAGTGATTTCTATTATAGGTGGGGTAGTTTTTAGAAATGAACATTTCTATTGGTTTCACGGTGTTGGTGCCTTTATGATTTTATTAGGGGTGTGGGGAACCAACTACTTTGAAAAACAAAAGACTCTTTATGAGATTAGATTTGATACTATAAGAAGATAG
- a CDS encoding flavodoxin family protein, producing MDYEVSGLKKLVIYYSFEGNTKLIAETIADTLQADVLQLIPKKEIQSKGFMKYFWGGKQVMMKKKPELYPLDKAPQDYDVIFIGTPVWAWTFAPPIYTLFETTEIADKKVALFSCNRGQNGKTFENMKKELYKSDIIGQIEFFDPLTNNKEENIQKAAAWAESIIKAI from the coding sequence ATGGATTATGAAGTGTCAGGTTTGAAGAAATTAGTTATCTATTATTCTTTTGAAGGCAATACCAAACTAATTGCAGAGACCATAGCAGATACACTGCAAGCAGATGTATTACAGCTCATACCTAAAAAAGAAATACAGTCAAAGGGGTTTATGAAATATTTTTGGGGAGGCAAGCAGGTTATGATGAAAAAGAAGCCAGAGTTATATCCCTTAGATAAAGCTCCTCAGGATTATGATGTAATATTTATCGGCACACCAGTTTGGGCATGGACATTTGCACCCCCGATTTACACATTGTTTGAAACGACAGAAATTGCTGACAAAAAGGTGGCGTTATTTAGCTGTAACCGTGGGCAAAATGGAAAAACTTTTGAAAATATGAAAAAAGAATTATATAAAAGTGATATAATAGGTCAGATAGAATTTTTTGATCCTTTAACGAACAACAAGGAAGAAAATATACAAAAGGCAGCAGCGTGGGCTGAGAGCATCATAAAAGCTATATAA
- a CDS encoding helix-turn-helix domain-containing protein yields the protein MLGYRIREIRHKKGMTLNELASEIDVTASYISQVERDIIEPSLSSLRKIAIALGVPLFTFLHDDTVDPIVVRASERKKLALPESSIIYEFVTPMVADQRVQPKMEIIHFQLAPKSWTSDENITHEADECIFVIDGELEIYLEEKKYHLQAGDSIYIKENIGHRFYNPTNRTVKGLTNIAPAIY from the coding sequence TTGTTAGGTTATAGGATTAGAGAAATAAGGCATAAAAAGGGTATGACACTGAACGAACTGGCTTCAGAGATAGATGTTACTGCCAGCTATATTTCCCAAGTTGAAAGAGATATTATAGAACCATCCTTATCATCTTTAAGGAAGATAGCGATTGCTCTAGGTGTACCGTTATTTACATTTTTACATGATGACACTGTAGACCCTATTGTGGTAAGGGCTTCAGAAAGGAAAAAGCTGGCACTGCCAGAAAGTAGCATCATTTATGAATTTGTTACACCTATGGTGGCTGACCAAAGGGTACAGCCCAAGATGGAGATTATCCACTTCCAATTAGCCCCTAAATCTTGGACAAGTGATGAAAATATTACCCATGAGGCAGACGAATGTATATTTGTGATTGATGGAGAATTAGAAATTTATTTAGAAGAAAAAAAATACCACCTACAGGCGGGAGATAGTATATATATAAAAGAAAATATAGGACATCGATTTTATAATCCTACAAATCGCACTGTTAAAGGATTAACCAATATTGCACCAGCTATTTATTAG
- a CDS encoding peptidylprolyl isomerase: protein MNNPIVTFIMEDGSEMKAELYPEIAPNTVNNFISLVKKGFYNGVIFHRVIPGFMIQGGDPQGMGTGGPGYSIKGEFSSNGFKNDLKHTKGVLSMARAMDPNSAGSQFFVMVENSPHLDGQYAAFGKVIEGIETADKIVAVKRNHSDKPLEDQRMKEVTVETFGEDYPEPDTLA, encoded by the coding sequence ATGAACAATCCAATTGTTACATTTATAATGGAAGATGGTAGTGAGATGAAGGCGGAGCTTTATCCTGAAATTGCTCCCAACACTGTAAACAATTTTATTTCTTTAGTTAAAAAAGGTTTCTATAATGGGGTGATTTTTCATCGTGTTATTCCAGGATTCATGATACAAGGAGGAGATCCTCAAGGCATGGGTACTGGTGGACCAGGATACTCTATTAAAGGAGAATTTTCAAGTAATGGTTTTAAAAATGATTTAAAACATACAAAGGGTGTACTCTCTATGGCTAGAGCTATGGATCCTAATTCAGCTGGTTCTCAGTTCTTTGTTATGGTAGAAAATTCACCTCATTTAGATGGACAATACGCTGCTTTTGGCAAGGTGATCGAAGGAATAGAAACTGCTGATAAAATTGTAGCTGTAAAAAGAAATCATAGTGATAAGCCCCTTGAAGATCAGAGAATGAAGGAAGTTACTGTTGAGACCTTTGGAGAAGATTATCCAGAACCAGATACACTAGCATAA
- a CDS encoding ribonuclease H-like YkuK family protein: MKSITYGEISFDKVCEKIKEYTGDKAEYVISVGTDSQNVDGYTKMVSVIALVRKRKGGIFFYDIKKIKKIKNLRQKIFKETQFSIELASKVMEFINQNHIKASLEIHVDIGSQGDTKYLIKEIVGWVMGSGFKCCMKPDSYASTGVADKISKKGSKVC; the protein is encoded by the coding sequence ATGAAAAGTATTACTTATGGAGAGATAAGCTTTGATAAGGTTTGTGAAAAGATTAAGGAATATACAGGGGATAAGGCAGAGTACGTTATTTCTGTAGGAACGGATTCTCAAAATGTAGACGGTTATACAAAGATGGTTTCTGTTATTGCTTTAGTTCGTAAAAGAAAAGGTGGTATCTTTTTTTATGATATAAAAAAAATAAAAAAAATTAAAAACTTGAGGCAGAAAATTTTTAAAGAAACACAGTTTAGTATCGAGCTGGCTTCAAAGGTAATGGAGTTTATTAATCAAAACCACATTAAGGCTTCTTTAGAGATTCATGTAGATATTGGGAGCCAAGGAGATACAAAGTATCTTATAAAAGAGATTGTAGGATGGGTTATGGGCTCAGGATTTAAATGCTGTATGAAACCAGATTCCTATGCATCTACGGGGGTAGCTGATAAAATATCTAAAAAAGGCAGTAAGGTCTGCTAA
- a CDS encoding tetratricopeptide repeat protein: MKDNQYMLDNYIIIGNKFKEENQLQKALHFYNKAYKCRGGSEDIDLLLEMGLIYDELEDYDAAKEKYKEVLSIDPKEARGYYSLAIAYDNEKNYIKAIKFYKLAIELDPYYDRAYFFLANAYDEIGQKEKAIQYYKKVIEMDDEDFWAHVNLGSIYEEVNEDNLALEMMEKALELDGENYKALFNMGVILKKLGNIQEAADYYILSIQQNLEFPYSYFNLAIIYKEQKKYNEGIEVLSKAIYYNKEVAVLYYNRACLYVLTKQLEKAMRDLIQATKLDTDLIQYMKEDKELEGLRDLEAYKIMFSEDRS, encoded by the coding sequence ATGAAAGATAATCAATATATGTTAGATAACTATATCATTATAGGAAATAAATTTAAAGAAGAAAATCAACTCCAAAAAGCCCTGCACTTCTATAATAAAGCTTATAAATGCAGAGGTGGCAGCGAAGATATAGACCTATTATTAGAGATGGGGCTTATTTATGATGAACTAGAGGATTATGATGCAGCAAAGGAAAAGTATAAAGAAGTCCTCAGCATAGATCCTAAAGAAGCTAGAGGTTACTATAGTTTAGCGATTGCTTACGACAATGAAAAAAACTACATAAAAGCAATTAAGTTTTATAAACTAGCAATAGAATTAGATCCTTATTATGATAGAGCCTATTTTTTTCTTGCAAATGCCTATGATGAAATTGGACAAAAAGAGAAGGCAATTCAGTATTATAAAAAAGTGATTGAGATGGATGATGAGGATTTCTGGGCACATGTTAACTTAGGTTCGATTTATGAAGAGGTGAATGAAGATAACCTGGCACTGGAGATGATGGAGAAGGCCTTAGAACTTGACGGGGAAAACTACAAAGCACTGTTTAATATGGGGGTGATTTTGAAAAAACTAGGAAATATTCAGGAGGCTGCTGATTATTATATTCTTTCTATACAACAAAACCTAGAGTTTCCCTATAGTTATTTTAACCTAGCAATCATTTATAAGGAACAAAAAAAGTATAATGAAGGAATAGAAGTTTTAAGTAAAGCAATTTACTACAATAAAGAGGTGGCAGTACTATACTATAACAGAGCCTGTTTGTATGTTCTTACGAAGCAATTAGAAAAAGCTATGCGGGATCTTATTCAGGCAACAAAGCTGGATACTGATTTGATCCAGTATATGAAAGAGGATAAAGAACTAGAGGGGTTAAGGGATTTAGAAGCATACAAAATTATGTTTTCAGAAGATAGGTCGTAA
- a CDS encoding SpoVR family protein, with protein sequence MRDYTIKELEEWNKKIEEIAAREGLDYYPQEFEICSYDDMLCYEAYVGMPAHYPHWSYGKAYEKSKTLYSYNLKGLPYEMVINSNPCIAYLMRDNTLLLQILTIAHVYGHNDFFKNNRLFVEGTRAEDVVQMFKKHADRVRSYIHDPSIGYEKVERILDAAHGIKLQTSRVTGDKKITDQEKKEKLLTKYYEEIKTTSLLEGKKEVAYPNLNKIPLEPTEDIMDFIITYGRLEEWEKDIIRIVLEETKYFIPQIETKIMNEGWASYWHYKILNQLELPQSLHMEFLSRHNQVIRPFLGGINPYYMGFKIFTEIEKKYGKEKIFEVRKIERDQSFIRRYLTEELCKEMHLFQYNKKEKDYIIEEVADEPGWKKIRNTIANTVGMESIPCIKVVEISQKDHVLVLKHEFDGRELELSYAYETLKYITSLWGGKVQLMTIIGKTPKVISCDENKRVSIGSITN encoded by the coding sequence ATGAGAGATTATACAATAAAAGAATTAGAAGAATGGAATAAAAAAATAGAAGAGATAGCAGCAAGGGAAGGGCTAGACTACTATCCTCAAGAGTTTGAAATTTGTAGTTATGACGATATGCTTTGTTATGAAGCTTATGTGGGTATGCCAGCCCATTATCCCCATTGGAGCTATGGGAAGGCTTATGAAAAAAGTAAAACCCTTTATTCTTACAACTTAAAAGGTTTGCCCTATGAAATGGTAATTAATTCGAATCCTTGTATTGCCTACCTCATGAGGGACAATACTTTGCTTTTACAAATTCTTACGATTGCTCATGTATATGGTCATAATGACTTTTTTAAAAATAATCGTTTGTTTGTAGAGGGAACCAGAGCAGAAGACGTAGTGCAAATGTTTAAAAAACATGCGGATAGGGTAAGAAGCTATATCCACGATCCTAGTATTGGTTATGAAAAGGTTGAGCGGATTTTAGACGCAGCCCACGGCATCAAACTTCAAACCTCACGGGTAACGGGAGATAAAAAGATAACTGATCAAGAAAAGAAGGAAAAATTGCTTACTAAGTATTATGAGGAAATAAAGACCACCAGTCTACTGGAAGGAAAGAAGGAAGTAGCTTATCCTAATCTAAATAAAATCCCTCTTGAGCCTACAGAGGATATTATGGATTTCATTATCACCTATGGTAGATTAGAAGAGTGGGAAAAAGATATTATCAGAATTGTTCTAGAAGAAACAAAGTATTTCATACCACAAATTGAAACAAAAATTATGAATGAAGGGTGGGCTAGTTACTGGCACTATAAGATCTTAAATCAGTTAGAACTTCCTCAAAGTCTTCATATGGAGTTCTTGAGCAGACACAATCAAGTAATTAGACCGTTTTTAGGAGGGATTAATCCCTACTATATGGGATTCAAAATCTTTACAGAAATTGAAAAAAAATATGGAAAGGAAAAGATTTTTGAAGTGCGAAAAATTGAAAGAGATCAATCTTTTATTCGAAGATATTTGACAGAAGAGTTGTGTAAAGAAATGCATCTTTTTCAGTATAACAAGAAGGAAAAAGATTATATTATTGAAGAAGTTGCTGATGAACCAGGATGGAAAAAGATTAGAAATACCATTGCCAATACAGTGGGAATGGAGTCAATTCCTTGTATAAAAGTAGTGGAGATATCTCAAAAAGATCATGTACTAGTATTAAAGCATGAGTTTGATGGCAGAGAGCTGGAACTATCTTACGCCTATGAAACTCTGAAATATATTACGAGTTTATGGGGTGGTAAAGTTCAGTTAATGACCATCATTGGCAAAACACCTAAAGTTATCTCATGTGATGAAAATAAGAGGGTCAGTATAGGTTCTATCACAAACTGA
- the yhbH gene encoding sporulation protein YhbH has protein sequence MTVFREFDSRGRDRSAEDRRRHRQLVEESIKKNIADIIAEESIIGKSKDKKIKIPIRGIKEYQFIYGKNKPGAGSGDGSEKRGDKIGSEEMEKGKGQEGEAGNQEGEDIYETEITIEELMNYLFEDLNLPFLDKKKFNELESKKNFKRLGYQRKGIPPRLAKKRSMIERIKREKAYQRGRRENPEILQQEEKERFPFKEDDLRYFRLREDVKRESNAVVICIMDTSGSMYIAKKYLARSFYFLLYQFVKLKYINIDIVFIAHSTTAKEVNEDEFFHKVETGGTYISSGYEKALEIIEERYNPAVWNVYAFHCSDGDNWSNDNEKAIKLAGELCEVCNLFGYGEILQGYYNRNSKIFNEFSKLKHKNFSAVTISRKEDIIPALKNLLDKEREVVE, from the coding sequence ATGACAGTATTTAGAGAATTTGACAGTAGAGGCAGAGATCGTTCAGCAGAGGATCGGAGAAGGCACAGGCAACTGGTAGAGGAGTCCATCAAAAAAAATATAGCAGATATTATTGCCGAGGAAAGCATTATTGGCAAAAGTAAAGATAAGAAGATAAAAATTCCAATAAGAGGTATCAAAGAGTATCAATTTATTTATGGTAAAAACAAGCCAGGGGCTGGCTCTGGTGATGGAAGTGAAAAAAGAGGAGATAAAATAGGTAGTGAAGAAATGGAGAAGGGTAAAGGACAGGAGGGTGAAGCTGGGAATCAAGAGGGAGAAGACATTTATGAAACAGAGATTACTATCGAAGAACTAATGAATTATTTATTTGAAGATTTGAATCTACCTTTTCTTGATAAAAAGAAGTTTAATGAGTTGGAAAGCAAAAAGAACTTTAAACGCTTAGGCTATCAAAGAAAAGGAATTCCTCCACGTTTGGCTAAGAAAAGATCGATGATTGAAAGAATTAAAAGGGAGAAGGCTTATCAAAGAGGAAGAAGAGAAAACCCAGAAATTCTTCAGCAGGAAGAGAAGGAAAGGTTTCCTTTTAAAGAAGATGATTTAAGATATTTTCGACTGAGGGAGGATGTAAAGCGAGAAAGTAATGCAGTTGTTATATGTATCATGGATACCTCAGGATCTATGTATATAGCAAAAAAGTATTTGGCTAGAAGTTTTTACTTTCTTTTATATCAGTTTGTTAAGTTAAAGTATATTAACATTGATATTGTATTTATAGCTCATTCTACCACCGCAAAGGAAGTGAATGAAGATGAGTTCTTTCATAAGGTAGAAACTGGAGGAACCTATATCAGTAGTGGCTATGAAAAGGCTTTAGAGATTATTGAAGAAAGATACAATCCTGCTGTATGGAATGTGTATGCTTTTCATTGTAGCGATGGAGATAACTGGTCCAACGACAATGAAAAAGCTATTAAATTAGCGGGAGAACTATGTGAAGTATGTAATCTTTTTGGTTACGGAGAGATTTTACAGGGATATTACAACCGAAATAGTAAAATTTTCAATGAATTTTCTAAGCTTAAGCATAAGAATTTTTCAGCAGTAACAATCTCTAGAAAGGAGGATATCATTCCAGCCCTTAAGAATCTTCTAGATAAGGAAAGGGAAGTTGTAGAGTGA